In the genome of Streptomyces aquilus, the window AGTCGCCGTCCGCACCCCGCACGCCGCCCGCCTCGCCGCCCTCCTCGCCAAGGAAGCCCGCACGGCACACCGCTCCGTCGAGGTGGTCCGCGAGGGCGGCAACCGCCTCTCCGTGTACGGCAGCACCTGTGCCGACGTCGGTGAGATCGCGTTCCGCCACGGCGTGCTCGTCCACCAACTCGCGGACGAGATCGGCGACATGGGGCCGGGCGCGGAAGCCACTCCATGGGGCGAAGGGCCCACCACGGACACCGCGCGGGCTTCCGAGGCCCTTCCGGCGGAATCGGTCGCGACCGCCGTACCCGCAGAAGACGATGCCCCGGAGAAGTCCGGCACGCCTTCCACGCGCCCGGCCGACACCGACCGACCCGGACAAGCGGACATCGCTCAGGGGACCGGCGCCCCTTCGCCGGAACCGACGGCCCTCAGCGCCGTACCGCAACCGCAATCCCTGAGGGACTCACCACCATCAGACCTCGCCCCAGACGGCAAGCCCCACTCGGGACGGACCTCGCCCCCTGGCGATCCCGAGACGGCGGGCCCTCCCGAGCAAGCCCCACCGCCGACTGATCCCGAGTCGACGCGCACCCTGGCACGGCCCTCGCCTCCCGAGTCGGCGGAAACCGTCGGACGGCCCTCGCCAGCCGCGGCTCCCGAGTCGACGCGAACCCCGGCACGGCCCTTGCCTCCCGAGTCGGCGGGAGCCGTCGGACGGCCCTCGCCTCCCGTCGAACCCGGGTCGACGCGAACTCCCGTACGACCCTCGCCCGCCGTCGATCCCAAGCCCACGTCAACCCCCGCCCGGATCGCCCACCCCCCAGTGATCGCCAAGCCCGTCGCCCTGTCCGAACTTCCACCCCCCATCTCCGTCCGCCCCGCCCCCAGCCCCCTCCGCCCGCTCCGGTACGAGGTGCGGCGCGCGGCCGGGGTCGGGACCGGGTTCCTCACGGGGGCCGCCGTGCTGGTCGTGTCCGCCCTGACCGCCGTACTGCTCGCCCGCATCGGTCACACCCCGCAGCACCGGCTGCTCGCCGCGTGGCCGCGGGAGCTGCCGCTGCCGCCTGCGGCGCTCGGGGCCGGGCTGCTCGGGGCGTTCGCCTTCGGGGACGAGTTCCGCCACCCCGCGCTGGCGGCGGACCGCGGCAGCGTGCCGCGTCGGCTGGGGCTGCTCGTGGCCAAACTCGTCGTCTCCGCAGCCACCGCGCTGCTGCTGGCCTTCCTCACGGTGGGCTGCGACGCCGAAGTGCTCTATCTCGTGTACGGACGGGAGCTCGCGCGAGTTCCCGCCGACTGGCTCTCGCTGGGCGCGAGTTGGACGGGGCTCGTCGTGGGCTGTGCCTGGGCGGGGGTGCTGGCCGCGGGCATTTTCCGGTCCACCACGGCCGGGCTGGCCGCCGTGGTCGCCGTACCCGTCGTCGTCGTACCCCTCGTACAAAAGGTCTTGGAGGGACCGGCTGTGCGGACGGCCGCAGGGTTCCCGATGCGGCTGCGTGAGACGTTTCTGCTCCAATGGCCCTTCGGTGGAGAGCGCTATCTGTCCGGCGTGGCTCGGGTGATCGGCCAACCCGTAGGCGGGGCACTGACGTTGTCGTTGACGGCCCTGCTCTGCGCATATCTGCTCATGACCCTGCGCAGCAGGGTCCGATGACGACCGTCCGTGACCTTCCGATCCCGCTCTGTGCACAACTCCCCAGGGAAAGCCCATTTCTTTCCGATAAGGCGTCAATTGCGACGGGGTGAGCGATCACCCTTTCGTGTGCTTTTCACCAAAGACCTCAAGGGAGTTGGGGACGGCGCCGACAAAGGATCCGTGAGTACCCTTGCGCACACCATGATGACCGCCGCCCGCTCCGCAGACTCCGGCCTCGCCGGCCCGGGCGAACTCGACCGCTACCCCTACGCGGATGCGCCCGCCGCAGACCGCCTCGGCGCCTCCGCCTGGGACGCCGCGGAACCCGAGCTGGGCCGCGTGGGCCGACGCGCCGCGGGCAGCCGTGGACGCGGACTGCACGGCCAACTCGTCCAGCAGCTGGGCCAGATGATCGTCTCGGGCGATCTGGGCGCCGACCGCCCGCTGGTGCCCGAGGAGATCGGCCA includes:
- a CDS encoding ABC transporter ATP-binding protein; protein product: MIQAFGLTSNPRKELPPAVDDVSFEARAGRVTALLGAPGAGKTTTLRLMLELQQGRGVTYFRGRPLHRLAHPSREVGVLLGDVPGHPARTVRGHLRMLCAAAGVPVRRADEVLEVVGLVSLREERLGTLSRGMDRRLGLACALLSDPHTLVLDNPAEGLSARESRWLYGMLRAHAAQGGTVLITTADPKEAARTADRVVTLDEGRLVADQEAADFSRTRLRPRVAVRTPHAARLAALLAKEARTAHRSVEVVREGGNRLSVYGSTCADVGEIAFRHGVLVHQLADEIGDMGPGAEATPWGEGPTTDTARASEALPAESVATAVPAEDDAPEKSGTPSTRPADTDRPGQADIAQGTGAPSPEPTALSAVPQPQSLRDSPPSDLAPDGKPHSGRTSPPGDPETAGPPEQAPPPTDPESTRTLARPSPPESAETVGRPSPAAAPESTRTPARPLPPESAGAVGRPSPPVEPGSTRTPVRPSPAVDPKPTSTPARIAHPPVIAKPVALSELPPPISVRPAPSPLRPLRYEVRRAAGVGTGFLTGAAVLVVSALTAVLLARIGHTPQHRLLAAWPRELPLPPAALGAGLLGAFAFGDEFRHPALAADRGSVPRRLGLLVAKLVVSAATALLLAFLTVGCDAEVLYLVYGRELARVPADWLSLGASWTGLVVGCAWAGVLAAGIFRSTTAGLAAVVAVPVVVVPLVQKVLEGPAVRTAAGFPMRLRETFLLQWPFGGERYLSGVARVIGQPVGGALTLSLTALLCAYLLMTLRSRVR